One region of Cydia pomonella isolate Wapato2018A chromosome 25, ilCydPomo1, whole genome shotgun sequence genomic DNA includes:
- the LOC133531283 gene encoding endocuticle structural glycoprotein ABD-4-like: protein MHAVGFFTLLLLGLCQCQEEIVRNDFEGPNEDGSYKFAYQTQGGIYHEQRGSLQGQEPALVVEGQYQYTAPDGQVINVIYRADENGFQATGDHLPTPPPIPPAIQRALDYLKSLPPSENDY from the exons TTGTTGCTGCTGGGGCTGTGCCAATGTCAAGAGGAGATCGTGAGGAACGACTTCGAAGGACCAAATGAGGACGGCTCTTACAAGTTCGCTTATCAGACAC AGGGTGGCATCTACCACGAGCAACGTGGTTCACTACAGGGCCAAGAACCGGCGTTGGTGGTCGAGGGTCAATACCAGTACACGGCGCCCGACGGACAG GTGATAAACGTGATCTACAGAGCAGACGAAAACGGTTTCCAAGCGACGGGTGACCACCTCCCTACTCCACCGCCCATCCCGCCAGCGATACAGCGCGCCCTCGACTATTTGAAGAGTCTACCGCCGTCGGAGAATGACTATTAG